The proteins below are encoded in one region of Thunnus maccoyii chromosome 24, fThuMac1.1, whole genome shotgun sequence:
- the LOC121892094 gene encoding protein downstream neighbor of son homolog, translated as MSQQAGYSPSFKRPAEIMRMRRKRARSDAGVFPSQSGQGSAGSTGQSSSPQACVRPFSPGPLFNNQNRSGGGIKRRNPFANIENTYSPKKKLLIYNDDGSAEAGDSYKLQKSTEKEGEEDMSTEKESQGVLPFSARLIEAEKQERQDISSKKCLTFSEDDSLFEEEEEDVESPLLKSPRAIAPVSIAPPVCTEYPADWSLKTRLLFTSPLSLSWAEQPKAQEEALGLSQHCRAQFSTLPHTLQDPRSCSELRCAFQQSLVYWQHPSLPWISLFPRINAERSFTGKSTPWAQDTVLQQSLMSEWSVSLSSLYSLLKARLCPYFYVCSYQFTVLFRAAGLGGSNSIVALISPTTRGLRMAMKAEGIEFSLPLVEEGRKSREQQNLTGNQGEEEEQKEKEEECSDLKEGEDCQTGDDEDFSWLKEMGVQDKIKKPDSITIQLRKEGHTVSLDHKPESVVCVEGSDTFTLINFLINCKSLVAAAGSQAGLPPTLLAPIAFRGATMHTLKARSVNVKSQVGSTYQNISSLEITGPILPSSLHTITNLLRPAQKGNFSAALYSHTPTAVMNIHINDKQQRTGGSVDLSGCGVHPASIQQLQQPSSLGNTALTHITMNNFSYTWKK; from the exons ATGTCTCAGCAGGCAGGCTATTCGCCCAGCTTCAAGCGACCGGCTGAAATCATGCGAATGAGGAGGAAAAGAGCCCGAAGCGACGCCGGAGTCTTCCCTAGCCAGAGCGGCCAGGGTTCCGCTGGCAGTACCGGACAAAGCAGCTCACCCCAGGCTTGTGTCCGGCCTTTCTCCCCGGGGCCGCTTTTCAATAACCAAAACCGCTCCGGAGGAGGGATTAAACGCAGAAACCCCTTCGCAAACATTGAGAATACATACAGCCCGAAAAAGAAATTACTCATTTATAATGACGACGGAAGTGCAGAAGCTGGGGACAGTTACAAGCTGCAGAAATCGACtgaaaaggagggagaggaggacatgtcaacagagaaagagagtcaAGGAGTTTTACCTTTCAGTGCAAGGTTGATTGAGGCCGAGAAACAGGAACGCCAAGATATTTCCAGCAAG AAGTGTCTCACTTTCTCTGAAGATGACTCTCTGTtcgaagaagaggaggaagatgttGAAAGTCCACTGCTGAAG AGCCCCCGGGCCATTGCTCCTGTCTCCATAGCTCCTCCCGTCTGCACAGAGTATCCAGCAGACTGGAGCCTGAAGACTCGTCTCCTCTTCACCTCCCCACTCTCACTGTCTTGGGCAGAGCAGCCCAAAGCTCAGGAAGAAGCTCTGGGGCTCAGCCAGCACTGCAGAGCTCAGTTTAGTACCTTGCCACACACTCTACAG GATCCCAGGTCCTGCTCTGAGCTTCGTTGTGCCTTCCAGCAGAGTCTGGTCTACTGGCAACATCCCTCCCTGCCCTGGATCTCTCTGTTTCCCAGGATCAACGCTGAGAGGAGCTTTACAGGAAAGAGCACTCCCTGGGCACAAGATACAGTACTGCAGCAGAGTCTCATGAGCGAATG gtcagtcagtctgtcatcCCTCTACAGTCTACTTAAGGCCAGACTGTGTCCTTATTTCTACGTCTGCTCTTATCAG TTTACAGTGTTGTTCAGGGCAGCAGGTCTTGGGGGCTCGAACAGCATCGTTGCCTTGATATCTCCCACAACTAGAGGGCTCAGAATGGCAATGAAGGCTGAAG GTATAGAGTTCAGTCTCCCTCtagtggaggaggggaggaagagcaGGGAGCAACAGAACCTGACAGGGAaccagggagaggaggaggagcagaaggaaaaagaagagga GTGCTCTGACCTGAAGGAGGGTGAGGACTGTCAGACAGGCGATGATGAAGACTTCTCCTGGCTGAAGGAGATGGGAGTCCAGGACAAAATCAAGAAGCCAGATAGCATCACTATACAACT TCGTAAGGAGGGTCACACAGTGTCTCTGGACCATAAACCAGagtctgtggtgtgtgtggagGGATCAGACACTTTCACCCTAATCAACTTCCTCATCAACTGCAAGAGTTTGGTGGCAGCAGCTGGTTCCCAGGCCGGGTTACCCCCTACACTGCTGGCTCCCATTGCTTTCAGAGGAGCTACAATGCATACACTGAAG gCCCGCAGTGTGAATGTGAAGAGCCAGGTTGGTTCTACCTACCAGAACATCAGCAGTCTGGAGATCACAG GACccatcctcccctcctctctccacacCATCACAAACCTCCTTCGACCTGCACAGAAAGGAAACTTCTCAGCTGCTCtttactcacacacacctacagcTGTCATGAACATACACATCAATGACAAGCAACAG CGTACAGGTGGGTCAGTGGACCTGTCTGGTTGTGGTGTCCATCCTGCCTccatccagcagctgcagcagccctCCAGCCTGGGCAACACTGCTCTGACACACATCACCATGAACAACTTCAGCTACACTTGGAAGAAGTGA